A stretch of Pseudomonas sp. LRP2-20 DNA encodes these proteins:
- a CDS encoding malic enzyme-like NAD(P)-binding protein: protein MSDLKTAALEYHAQPRPGKLSVELSKPTATARDLALAYSPGVAEPVREIGRDPELAYKYTGKGNLVAVISDGTAILGLGDLGPLASKPVMEGKGVLFKRFAGIDVFDIEVDSESPQAFIDTVKRISITFGGINLEDIKAPECFEIERTLIEQCDIPVFHDDQHGTAIVTAAGMINALEIAGKKLEDAKIVCLGAGAAAISCMKLLVSMGAKVENIFMIDRSGVIHAGRDDLNQYKAQFAHATDKRTLADALDGADVFVGLSGPNLLSPEGLKSMAANPIVFACSNPDPEISPELAHATRSDVIMATGRSDYPNQVNNVLGFPFIFRGALDVRAKRINEEMKIAAAIALKDLAKLPVPKEVCEAYGVEGLEFGREYIIPKPLDARLITVVSDAVAKAAIESGVATLPYPKHYPLNSVDEVFNG from the coding sequence ATGTCAGACCTGAAAACCGCCGCTCTCGAATACCACGCTCAACCTCGTCCGGGGAAACTGAGCGTCGAGCTCTCCAAGCCCACCGCCACCGCCCGCGATCTCGCCCTGGCCTACAGCCCAGGTGTTGCAGAGCCCGTGCGCGAAATCGGCCGTGATCCAGAGCTGGCCTACAAATACACCGGCAAGGGCAACCTGGTCGCGGTCATTTCCGATGGCACCGCCATCCTCGGTCTGGGTGACCTCGGCCCACTGGCTTCCAAGCCAGTGATGGAAGGCAAGGGCGTTCTGTTCAAGCGTTTTGCCGGTATCGACGTGTTCGACATCGAAGTCGACTCGGAAAGCCCGCAGGCGTTCATCGACACCGTCAAGCGCATCTCGATCACCTTCGGTGGCATCAACCTCGAAGACATCAAGGCCCCAGAGTGCTTCGAAATCGAGCGCACCCTGATCGAGCAGTGCGACATTCCGGTGTTCCACGATGATCAGCACGGTACCGCGATCGTTACCGCGGCCGGCATGATCAACGCCCTGGAAATCGCCGGCAAGAAGCTGGAAGACGCCAAGATCGTCTGCCTGGGTGCTGGCGCTGCCGCGATCTCCTGCATGAAGCTGCTGGTCAGCATGGGTGCCAAGGTCGAGAACATCTTCATGATCGACCGCAGCGGCGTGATCCACGCTGGCCGCGACGACCTGAACCAGTACAAGGCTCAGTTCGCCCACGCGACCGACAAGCGCACCCTGGCTGACGCCCTGGACGGTGCAGACGTGTTCGTTGGTCTGTCCGGCCCGAACCTGCTGAGCCCGGAAGGCCTGAAGTCGATGGCGGCCAACCCGATCGTGTTCGCCTGCTCGAACCCGGACCCGGAAATCTCCCCAGAGCTGGCTCACGCCACTCGCAGCGACGTGATCATGGCCACCGGTCGTTCCGACTACCCGAACCAGGTCAACAACGTGCTGGGCTTCCCGTTCATCTTCCGCGGTGCCCTGGACGTTCGCGCCAAGCGCATCAACGAAGAAATGAAGATCGCCGCCGCCATCGCCCTGAAAGACCTGGCCAAGCTGCCGGTACCGAAGGAAGTCTGCGAAGCCTACGGCGTTGAAGGCCTGGAGTTCGGTCGCGAGTACATCATTCCGAAGCCGCTGGACGCTCGTCTGATCACCGTCGTTTCCGACGCGGTGGCCAAGGCTGCCATCGAATCCGGCGTGGCTACCCTGCCGTATCCGAAGCACTACCCGCTGAACAGCGTGGATGAAGTGTTCAACGGCTGA